The following coding sequences lie in one Armatimonadota bacterium genomic window:
- the nadA gene encoding quinolinate synthase NadA, with the protein MYQEPLPQEYVNLPQDEIDARITAIKEKLGNRLVILGHHYQRDEIIKHADFRGDSYKLAKNAAATPEAEFIVFCGVHFMAESADILTPDNQKVILPNLAAGCSMADMANLFQVRSAWKQIHEIIGDTQRVVPVTYINSAANLKAFVGEHDGTVCTSTNAPTAVAWALEQGDKVFFFPDQHLGRNTGVKLGYDPETQMILWDPFKPLGGNTEESIRTAKFILWKGHCSVHKRFSVEQIEKARREHPGVKVLVHPECELDVVKAADLNGSTEFILKTVTESAPGSIWAVGTEINLVSRIAKEQPDKTIFCLDPEICPCSTMYRIHPSFLLWSLDHIANGDVVNQIVVPEKIRENALVSLQRMLTVCA; encoded by the coding sequence ATGTATCAGGAGCCTCTTCCGCAAGAATACGTCAATCTTCCTCAAGACGAGATCGACGCTCGCATCACGGCCATCAAGGAAAAGCTGGGTAATCGCCTCGTGATCCTCGGCCACCACTATCAGCGCGACGAGATCATCAAGCACGCCGACTTCCGCGGCGATAGCTACAAGCTCGCCAAGAACGCCGCCGCCACCCCCGAAGCCGAATTCATCGTGTTCTGTGGCGTCCACTTCATGGCCGAATCCGCCGACATCCTGACCCCCGACAACCAAAAGGTCATCCTCCCCAACCTCGCTGCTGGATGTAGCATGGCCGACATGGCCAATCTCTTCCAAGTGCGAAGCGCTTGGAAGCAGATCCACGAAATCATCGGCGACACGCAGCGTGTTGTGCCTGTCACCTACATCAACTCCGCCGCCAACCTCAAGGCGTTCGTGGGCGAGCACGACGGCACAGTCTGCACCAGCACCAATGCCCCCACCGCCGTCGCTTGGGCGCTGGAGCAGGGCGACAAGGTCTTCTTCTTCCCCGACCAGCACCTCGGACGCAACACCGGAGTCAAGCTCGGCTACGACCCCGAAACCCAGATGATCCTCTGGGATCCGTTCAAGCCGCTGGGCGGCAACACGGAAGAGTCCATCCGCACCGCCAAGTTCATCCTCTGGAAGGGCCATTGTTCGGTCCACAAACGGTTTAGTGTCGAGCAGATCGAAAAGGCCCGACGCGAGCACCCAGGTGTGAAGGTCCTGGTCCACCCCGAATGCGAACTCGATGTCGTGAAGGCCGCCGACCTCAACGGCTCGACCGAGTTCATTCTCAAGACCGTCACCGAATCCGCACCGGGTTCCATCTGGGCCGTCGGTACCGAAATCAACCTCGTCTCGCGAATCGCCAAGGAACAGCCAGACAAGACGATCTTCTGTCTCGATCCCGAAATCTGCCCATGTAGCACGATGTACCGTATCCACCCGAGCTTCCTACTCTGGTCGCTCGACCACATCGCTAACGGCGACGTGGTGAATCAGATAGTAGTGCCCGAAAAGATTCGCGAAAACGCGCTGGTCTCGCTTCAGAGAATGTTGACCGTCTGCGCCTGA